The proteins below come from a single Phycisphaeraceae bacterium genomic window:
- a CDS encoding PrsW family intramembrane metalloprotease, with protein sequence MLILANLLICALFVGWLINRYDLYDKEPWYMLLLAVILGTAFMHLSLDPQVWSITILYPHLSFAQSLALVAATHEELAKLLAVILIATIFRGVFKDPMDGLIYGSMVGIGAAIDESFGLLSELEGPLPPSEVVRIFGHAIFGGITGFGIGLYVIGHHRRHAFLALTLSASMLLHYLWDLATVELVEPSQTASFSCCMIMLCGLAIYGRLICVAQYHSRKRFNPDHHHRLFGWPISLVLKPPRSPSP encoded by the coding sequence ATGCTCATCCTCGCCAACCTGCTCATCTGCGCCCTGTTCGTAGGCTGGCTCATCAACCGTTACGACCTCTATGACAAGGAGCCTTGGTACATGCTCCTTCTGGCTGTCATCCTCGGCACTGCGTTCATGCACCTGTCCCTCGACCCTCAGGTCTGGTCTATCACGATCCTGTATCCACACCTGTCATTTGCTCAATCGCTCGCCCTTGTAGCTGCAACACACGAGGAACTTGCCAAACTTCTCGCGGTCATTCTCATTGCAACCATCTTTCGCGGCGTCTTCAAAGATCCAATGGACGGCCTCATCTACGGCTCGATGGTCGGCATCGGAGCCGCGATCGACGAATCCTTCGGCCTGCTCTCAGAACTCGAAGGACCGCTCCCGCCATCCGAAGTCGTCCGCATTTTCGGCCACGCCATCTTCGGCGGCATCACCGGATTCGGCATCGGGCTCTACGTCATCGGGCACCATCGCCGCCATGCGTTTCTCGCCCTCACTCTCTCGGCCTCGATGCTGCTGCACTATCTCTGGGATCTCGCCACCGTCGAACTCGTCGAGCCATCACAAACCGCATCGTTCTCATGCTGCATGATCATGCTCTGCGGCCTTGCAATCTATGGTCGACTCATCTGCGTCGCCCAATATCACTCGCGTAAACGCTTCAACCCCGATCATCATCACCGCCTCTTCGGCTGGCCTATCTCACTTGTCCTCAAGCCACCGCGCTCACCATCGCCCTGA